TTCTCCATGGATTATATAAACTACCTATATAATGTATGCACTTTCTGCATGCAAGAACATCACCAGTACATTGACAATAAAAGTTTCTCAATTGCAACCATATCATAACCTAAATGCCTCTCAAAAAGCTCCCACCTAAAGTGGGACAAGGCGGGAAGCAAATCCACGTAGACCTATTTCCAAAATTACAGAGAGGCTGACTAACAACAGAGGTATCAATTCCATGAAATAGTACCTGCATCTGTCTCTCTTTCACAGCAGAGAGCATTTCTTCCTCTTTCTTCAGCATTTCTAGCAAATCCAAGACCTCCATAGAAGTAAAGCAACAAGTGAACAAGACTACCCataaaataaaagagaaaaCACAACACAGGTGTTATTTTGCAATTATATCAAGTCGAATTATGTTCAGATACCTTGCAAATTGCCAAAGAAATGGTGGTAAGCCATGCCTGCAATGACAGAACTTATATTAATAGAAGATACCTTTCAAGATAAACTCAATTCCATTGGCAAACATTAAATGCTCTCACGAACAAAATAAAGGATCTTTTGGGTGTGAAACTTGCAGTACTCCATATTTTGCTCAAGTCAACACATCGATTTGCATATAAGATATCTAGATTAAATTAAAGGTGCATATAatacatattaaaaaaaaattaaaaaatctaaCAATGTAATAACTTTGATTGATAATAATGAACACGGATGCAGCTGTGACAAGGAAGGAGAGGTTGGAATAGGGATGGTGGGACATCGTAGGAGATTTCATGATGTGTGCAAGGGGAGTCATAAGCGAGCACCTGCGCTGTTAGCGAAGCTGAAGCGGAGGCAATACTCTTTGAACTGAAGTACACATTCGATGCCAGACTGCGGAGTATGAAGGTTGAAACTGACTGCCTAGGACTAATGGAGCTGCTGGTGGGCACGAGGAAGGAAGGACTGTACTCCAAACTTTTGTTGCTGATATTCATGTTTTAGCTTGCAATTTTCTGTTCTGTAGCTTTGGTTTTATTAGTAGAACTTGCAATATGGTCGCACATTCTATGAccaaactctctctctctctttctcttcaaGAAGTGAGGGTTTGGATGGAGGAATGTCTTTTGGAGATTATTCCCCTTGTCCTTGCGGACAAGTCGGTTCCTTTTGAAGTTTAATGAAGCAAGCATTTCCCGCCAAAAAAAAGATTGACGATAACCAAAGTTCAATCTAGAAAAGTGTAGGTGTCTCATTTgttgaaatggagggagtacggCATATCAAAACAATAACGCCCCAAAGGACTTTCAACCCCACATTCCCACAATAGGAAGACTTTTATTGAAGAAGCAAGGCCCAAGCTTTCCTAGCCTCTTAGGATCTCCAACAACATGCCTTTGAAACGGCCTTACTAGTTACCAGAATACCAGCCATGCAATATGCCCTTCCTTAAATATTcaaccccccaaaaaaaagaaaatataaggAAGAACGAGAGGAAATAATCAGCTGGATTAAATGCATGGATAGTATATCCTTGACATGACAGACCAATTGCCTAGTAACTTCAGAAATTAGCCTCAGAGACATTATTATCAAAATACTCAGCACAACAGACAAGCGTAGAGATGCTACAGAACCTAACCTCATGTATCCAGCCATAAATCCTTCATTGTACAATTCAGAGATAAGTATTCATAGATTTAATCATCTGAACCCACACACAATCTCTAACCCCTctcacaccccccccccccctccccctctTAGCCACAGGAACTTAAGATGATGAGTCTTTTGGTAGTGCAGAGAGCAGAATATAGAATGAATGAAGAAAAACTAAcctctctctcttcctctccaTCATCATCCAACACATCTTCCTCTCCTGCCTCAACTGGTGTAGATAATGCAGCAGCTCTTGTTGAACGTCCACGCCGTTCCCTACGCTCTTTGATCTCTAGTAGCTTTGACTCTGCAGCCTTTTGTCGTTTGAACCGAGCAATCTAGAAGGATCACATAAAGGAAAACATCAATCACAAAATTCACAAAGCATCGGAAATGGATTTTGTGCAGAAACCATGGATCAAAATGTCAAGGGTAATAATAGTCAAAGCAAATATTCTAAATGGTACCACTAAGACCAACCTTTCTGGCCCTTTTATCAGCAAAGGTATTAGAGCCACCTTGCCCAGAAGATTCCAACTCTTCTTCAGGTACGAGCTCCATGGCTTCACAAAATGAAACAAATTCCTAAAAGGAGAACAATTAAATTAAGACTATGGTGAATAAATCATGACTTTGAACAGATAAAGTTTAAAAACAATGAGACTACTTTAGGGgaacaaatatattttatagGTTATTAGTTTTTACTGAAGAATAACTTCAAATTAAGGTTTCTAATGGGAAAAAGAGTAATCATGTGTATTAAAATGTATGACCCATTTTGGTACTCGATCCATTATTGCATGAACAATGATATACTCccatttgaagaaaaaaaaggaaaggaaaatatACTTAAGTTGCAACATAACCCCTTCTTCACCCGTTTTTGGTTAATTATAACCTTTTAAAGTACCCATAAACACAAAATAAACAACCTTCTTTTGAAATAACCGAATTGGAACATATctaatttcaattcaaaacGTAGTATTAAGCAAGTAATTTACTTCTCATAGTGGGGGGAAAAAAGTTACCTTCAGCTTTGCTTGTGAAGCTTTGAGTAACGGTACCCTATCTTCCTGTGAAACTTTTTCGGTCAGCTCTCCTAAGTAGTATGGAACCTGTAAAAGTCGAATGACTTAGACATGTCAATTATCAACTAGTCAACAACTACAGGAGAAAGCAGTAACTCAGTTGTTTATCCACATTTATGATTCTCCGGTCTCTGGAACAAGTTCAACAGAAAACATGTGCCTCGAAGCAATTCAGTGGGTCAGTAGCAACACACACCAATGCAGAATAcacaagaaaaaacaaacagGTAAAACAGCAACCAAATTTCACTTATCCGAATAATATATCCAGATTCCAGATATGTTAACAAGTTGATTACTCGTTGCATAAAGTATTCACTATGGTTTACTGTTTGCTTATTGTAGCACAGAAGTTCTATTCTTACAGAGAAGCAGAATTTTAAACATACCAAATACCAGAACTGAATTACTCGACCCAAACCCTAACAAACATGACCTGATTTAGATCCAACACAAAACTCAATATGACTAATTGATTTATCAGAATCAACTAGTGGGAAATAAATCTGAACATGACCTCGGCCGAAGATAAACCAGGCTGAACTACAACCTAGCTTAGTTACTCATCACCCGGAACTGAAACCCACCCAGATGCCCAGTTTCGTCACCTGTGAGTCTCCGACTATATGTCTATATGATCTTCCATCAAAAACAGAGATACGAAGTATATCAGACCTGTGTATATAatacttacaagttacaacaaCGGTAATCAGTAGACATAATGCAAATAACACTTGTAAAATGACCATCTTAGAGGACCAATTTACCTCTACCTACTTACTGATGACCACTTCAATAGGAAAAACTAATGTACATACAGATACGCACCAATAGTACCACTCTATCAACTCTACAATGTATGCCATCAACTCCAGATAACACATTTCAATTGAGTAATAGTATTGAATAGCGTAGAGTAAATGTTACAGACTTCCTATTCTAAGAAACATGGCAACAAATGTAAAGTGGCTGAAACAAAGTAGTGTGATCTACATGGAGCTGACGAGGAGTACGACCAATAAGAGATTCCTTCAAAAACTCGTATATCGCCACCACAGGAATACAGTACTAATGTACTACTACAAAAAGATTAAAACAGGACAAAAAAAAGAATGTCACTTTAATCATTAACTAACTAGCACCATCCTTCAACAAACAACTGACTTCTAACGCAATCACTCAATCTGCCTAGCAATTAACTGATAATTTTAGAAACCGTGCATTTCGATCACTCATCCAGAAATTCCTTGGCGAATCTACATTGTGTAGAGGGTAGGCAAGAGATACTTTGTAATACTACACAGCTTTATTGTGATGCAATTTGTATGTTGGCATAACATGTGGATCATGGACAAATGTTTAGGATACCATCAAATGAGCACAATTAACTTCGAAGTTCTAGATGTACCACTACACTTATCCTACAAACTTTGTAACCAGGCTCACCATTACAATAAAAACACGAGCGAAAAAGGAATGCCACTTCCACTAACTAGACCTAATATGTAAAAATCATCTTCTAATTCAAGATTTCAATATGCACATTACATAATCAACCTCAAATTAACGATATGTTAAAATTTTCGGAACTATTGCATACAAAGTAATACTAATTCATCCTACACCTGGTCTTTTAAGGACACAGAACCACACAACATTAAAAGTTCTCTATAAGATTTTTGATCCAATTTCTAAATTTGGTAAAACTAGTACTCAAACTGATAACAATGTAAATATAAACCGAATCATTGTATAAATATCTAAACTTTACCCCTCCTACATCAAATGAGCTAGCTAAATCACCAAAATCAAACAGCAAGATGAAATGccaaactaattaattaaaaaattaagtgAGAATTACCATAATATACTTTAGATTAGCAGTGCTAATATCCTCTTTAGTTTCATTAGTCGAAAACAGCCCCAATCTGCTAATCATTTCCTCGCACTTCTCCAACATTTCACACCCCTTTCGTATACTCTCCTGCAAATTAACCCTAACATCAATCAAATGTCTCAATTAACAACATAACTAGGGTTTTCCATAAAAATGGCAGCGATTTTCGAATCAAACATACCTGATCAATGGATGAATCAGAGGCCAATTGGTGAATCTTACGAGCTTGATCAAAGAGAGAAGGTAACGTCATCTCTGAAATCTTCGAATCCCCCATTTTCCAAttcaggagagagaaagcgCGCGAAGATTAGGCCGAGATTAAACAAATTAGGTTTTTTTCCCGGTGATTTGGTTAGGTAATTGGGGATGAAGTTCTGgagaaaaggaactggaatttTGAAGTACGGAGTAGCAAAATGGTGGAAAGGGCTAGAATCGTGTACATCATGCCGTATGATAAGAATATGTTCTCTATTGATAATTCATTGTGGGCCTGGATGATGAGGTTTTGGTCTAGTCCAAACTCCAAACTCCAAATACGAGATACCATATGGTCAAAGAGTCAAAGACTCAAAGTTGAATAATGTACTCCTACAAGGCTACAAGTAAAAGAAATTCTATTCACCGACTTTTACATTTAGAATTAGTGTTTGGTGTCCGGGAAATGTCTCAGGTTACTACTTTAACTATGGTATATATATGGTATGCATTATGTAAAAGTTTAGTGTATATACGCTTCAATGTACCAAGTAACcaagttatatatatatttatgtgcAATAAAGATCTTATATAATGGTTGGCTACGATTGTAAGATATTAACTTTTCATTTGATACAGGGGCGGCACTTGGGGGTGCGAGCGGGGTGACCGCACCCCCCAAAgaaaatagtactccctccgtttctttttgttgtatccgtttctattttaagcatttcatattgttgtatccatttagaatctattctatttttggacgtacattttatcctaaaatacccttacatttctatctaattatcaaaatacctaaag
This genomic stretch from Spinacia oleracea cultivar Varoflay chromosome 3, BTI_SOV_V1, whole genome shotgun sequence harbors:
- the LOC110783123 gene encoding PP2A regulatory subunit TAP46, translating into MGDSKISEMTLPSLFDQARKIHQLASDSSIDQESIRKGCEMLEKCEEMISRLGLFSTNETKEDISTANLKYIMVPYYLGELTEKVSQEDRVPLLKASQAKLKEFVSFCEAMELVPEEELESSGQGGSNTFADKRARKIARFKRQKAAESKLLEIKERRERRGRSTRAAALSTPVEAGEEDVLDDDGEEEREAWLTTISLAICKVLDLLEMLKKEEEMLSAVKERQMQDGGKEFTESVLDERTSKVEAWHRDSAARAPYTKPAQPITCATFAKDVLEGRASVSQGHEHKHQPLLFGPASLVGRNLTTERERMAAQVFQPGHRLPTMSIEEAGETEMNMMNEWQENTKKYIEEATSSWYRDPIKPGPPKEDEEEDDDDDAVDRARAFDDWKDDNPRGAGNSKLTPCG